The following is a genomic window from candidate division KSB1 bacterium.
GACGGGAACGATTGAATCGCCAGGCTGCCTTGAAAATGTCTGCGTACTCCTGGTAGCCCCAAAAGACGTCGTGCTTGAAAAGTATCAGGGCTGCAAGGCGCTCGTCATAGTCCGGAGCCCTAATGAGGGAGTCCACAAGGGGTTGGTCTATCCTCCGGGCGAATTCGATGCCGAGGAAGTACACCCCCGCCTCAGGCAGGCGTGCGATGAGTCTCTGCACGAGTTCCGGATCGTGTTTGACGCGATGCCACTCGCCCAGGAAGACAATGTCATGGTCCTCGAATTTGCTCAGAACATAGTCCTCAGGACTCTGATAGTGGGCCCTGATGTACTCGGCAAGGCGGGCTAAGACGCTAGTGTCGAGCGGTTGCTGTGCGGTGGCGGCGACGCCTACCAGCAAGAGCGCCGCAAATGTGGGCAGCTGAATCGTGCGGTTCATGAGACCTCCTTTTCCGCAGTCGACATTTTCACCGCGCGGACACCGATCGGGGTCTGCTATTCCGTGGATGCACAGGTCGGCTTGCATCCTTGTTACGATGAGAATGGGCATGGTGTTTCGGGTGAGGAGAGGGGTAGCCCTGAGCGATAACTCGCGGAGGTGGGCCCTAAGCAGAGCGAAGCACCACGGGCCCGAGATACATGGCCGATGCCGAAGTGGGCGTACGGTTGCGCTCTTGCACGTGGTGACCTGGGACCATCGGCGGGATCGTGGTCACAAAGAGCCCTTCACCTGGAGGATGAAATGGGTAAGGCAGGAACTGCATGTGCAAAGGCGCGTCAGTCCGCGAGGTACAGAGGGAAACCCCACGCAGGGGGCACTCTGTTGGCCAGCCGTGGCCCCGTGCCTCAGGTATAGGCAGCGATGTACAGAGGCCTGCTGAGAAACGCCGACCCTTACCCTCCGTTCTCATGCGCCCCAATCGCCCTTTCGTCGAGACCGAGCACGTCGGAAGCGATTCAACCCCAGAGTGGCAAGCGTTGCGCAGGGGCGTGACCCTCACCACACGCCGAGCATTTGCCCCATGCTCCTGGGGCCCCGGAAAACAGGAAGCGGTTGCGCTGCAAAGCCCGGCTGTTGAAAAGGGACGACCCCTTGTCTTCTCAGTGCGACCTGGAGATTCTGCTTGACTTTCAGCTTCGAAATGGTTAAAATCCTGTATCAATGCGAGCCCCAAGGCGGATGGAGTGGGCTGGCCTGCGCGCATGGTCAGGAGGTAAAGCGTGTCGACGAGTGGGCTCAGTCGGGAAGGGTGCTTTTCCCATCATGTGGGTGCCCCTGGGCAGCCAGCGCGCGGCGCGCTGGCCAAAGCTATGTGCCCACTCACGGTTGGCCTCTGTATGGCGGTCGCGTTGGTGGTGGTAGCTCTCGCCTCTTCACGGCAGAACATACTGACGGGCAAGGTGATCTGCCTCGATCCAGGGCACGGTGGCACCGCTGCAAGCGACACCTTTCGCGTGGGTCCTACAGGCGAACGAGAGGAATGGATCAACCTCCGCGTTGCCCTGCTTCTGCGCCGCCTGTTGGAAGCGCGTGGGGCAAAAGTCCTCATGACTCGTACGGAAGATGCTGACGTTCCCCTGACAGACCGCGCGCGCTGCGCGATAGAAGGTCGGGCAGATGTTTTCCTCTCAATTCACCACAATGCCACCGCGGACACGTCAGTGAACTTCCCGGTGGTCTATTTTCATGGCAACGCTTCGGAAAACCAGGCCAGCGTAAGGCTGGGACAATGTCTCATCTGCGCCTTGGCCTGTGCCCTGCATAGCCCACAGGCACCCTTGAGCCTGGTTTCGGATCACACCATCTTCCCCGCAGCTGGGACAGCAGTCCTGCGCGGCACCTATGGCATCCCCGGCGTCATCGCGGAGGCCTCTTTCTTCACCAATCCGGCGGAGGAAGAGCGTTTGAAACAGGCCGCCTACAACCGTCGCGAAGCAGAGGCCTATGTGAGGGGGCTGGAGAGATTTTTCCGCGAAGAGGTTCTCCCCATTCTGCCCAAGGGAAGTAAAGTCCAGGTGGACACTTTTCGCGTGTTCCAGGAGGCAGCACGCATGAGCCCGGTGGCGCAACTGTGGCACGAGGATGTTCTGAGAGCCCGACGATTGTCTGTGAAGGAAGACTTGGATTCCCTGCGTCTCGCCTACGAACTGTATACACGCTCTGCGCGCTCCTTCCCCGATTCATATCTGGCCAGAGAATGCCACTTAGGGCGTGCACGACTGTTGAGCCTTTTGGGGATGGCGCGGGAGTCACAAATGGCCGAATTGCGCGCCCACGAGCACTATGTGCCAATCGATTGTGTCGGCCCCTGACAGTTGGGACCCAGCCAAGGGGAGAGGTTTGCTGGACTATCTGCGCGATTGGCGCACTCCAACAGGGAGGACAAAGCGATGAGATGGCGCTGGATTGCCATTGTTGGTTCACAGCTCCTCTGCCTGACAATGGCGGCGAGCGGCCAAGTGCGCTCACCGGGCAAGAGCCATGGCGAGGAAAGCTTCTTGGTGAACTGGAAGACCTACCAGAACTATGAGGGGATGACTGACATCCTCAAGGGATTGGCCGCCCGTTTCCCTAAACTGGCAAAGCTCTACTCCACGGGCAAAAGCCGCATGGGACGCCAGCTGTGGGTGATGGAAATCACCAACTTCGCCAAAGGGGACACTCTGGAAAAGCCAGGCTTCTACATCGACGGCAACATCCATGGCAATGAAGTGAACGGCATGATGGTGCCGTTGTACAGCTGTTGGTACCTGCTCACGCGATACGGGCACGACGACTTTGTAACAGATTTGGTGGATCGGGTGGTTTTCTACATTCGGCCGTCGGTGAACCCAGACGCGATGAATTCGTTCATCACCGAGCCGAACACCATGCACCATCCTCGCTGGAACTATCGCCCCATCGATAATGACGGGGATGGCCTCTACGATGAAGACCCCGAGGAGGACCTTAACGGTGACGGCGAGATCTCGTTGATGCGCAAAAGAGACCCCCTTGGGCGTTGGAAGATCAGCCCCGAGGACCCACGGCTCATGGTGCGCTGCAAGCCGGGGGAGCCCCCGGGCGGGTGGACCCTTTTGGGCACGGAGGGCATCGATAACGACGGCGATGGCGCTATCAACGAAGACATCCCGGGCGGCCTGGACATGGCCCGCAACTTCCCCTACGACTACGGCGTGCAGAACGGCTGGCCCTTTCCCCTCTCGGAACCCGAGACCAAAGGCGTGATTGAGTTCTTCCGCACTCACCCCAACATTAATGGCGTGTTCCACTACCACAACGCCGGCAATCTCATCATGATGGCGTTGGGGAAAGAGGCGCGCATGGAGACTACTGCACCGGCAGAGAGACGGCAGCGCGGTGAACTGGATCTGCCGCCCCTGAGCCCAGAAGAGCAGAAACTCATGGAAGGATTCTTGAACGTGACGGTGGAGGAGCACAAGCAACGCGACCTGGCCATGTACCAGACTTTGGCCGCTCGGGGCGTGCAGATCCTCAAGTACCGCCCCACCCTCAATGGCGGTGTGGGTCAGTTTCCACCCTGGACGTACAACATGTACGGCGCCCCGTCGTTTCTGATCGAGCTTTGGGGGATCCCTGCCGACTACAACGGTGACGGTGAGGTGAGCGAGGCAGAGGCACTGCGCTGGGTGGACGAAGAACTCAATGGGGAGGGATGGATAGACTGGAAGCCTTTTAACCATCCGCAGCTCGGCGAGATTGAGATTGGCGGCAGCTACGCCAAATTCGTGCGTCGTTCGCCCCCTGCACGCTTTCTTGAGGAGCACTGCCTGGCGAATACCCGCTTTCATCTGTACGTGGCCAGCGAATTGCCACGCCTGGAATTCGTCAGAACGAGCATTACTCCCATCTGCTCTTTCGCTAAAGCAGCGCAGGGCGACGTGGGCCCCGTAACCGATGTCCTGAGTATTAGGTCGGGCGACCTCAAAACGGAAAAGGGGGTACTGGCGTGGTTGGATGTGGAGATTCGCAACCATAGCGTCATCCCCACGGCGACGGCGCAGGCGGTAAAGATCAAGGCCACCCGCCCAGATCGCTTGCGCATTAAGGGGGCCAATGGCGTACAGATTCTTGGCCGTTCAGACCCTCCGAACACCTTGGGCCGCATTTCCGGCTTCACTACTGAGTCGCCCAGCGAGATCGAAGTGGGCTACCTCGGGGGGCGTTCCAGTCAAAGCTACCGTTTTCTGGTAAGGGTGAGTCACACGAAGAACGGCGCCATCACCCTGGAATACGACAGCCAGCGCGGTGGTGTAGCGAGAAAGACGATACCGGTGCGATTTGTAGACTGAAGTCTGCCCGAAACGGATGGAGGCGGATATGAGAATGCGAGCTTCACTCCCATTGGCAGTCGTGGTGATCGCGACCGTCGCCTTCGCGTACACCACAGCTGGCGCCGGCAAGGTGAGCCTGGACAAGTATCACGACTACGAGGAGGTGGCGGCATTGCTGCGGGCCCTCAAGGCCAGCCACCCAGATGTTGCCCAGTTGTGGTCCGCCGGAAAAAGCATTCAAGGCAGAGACCTGTGGGTCATGGAAGTGACCAACCGGAAGTCAGGTGCAGCTGATGAAAAGCCGGCGATTTTCGTGGCGGGCAGTCTGCGGGGTGACGAGCCCGTGGGCACGGAAGTAGCCCTGGCGGTACTGGACCATGTGCTCTCAAACTACGCGACCGACCCGCGCGTACGCCAGCTCGTCGACACCCGGACGTTGTATGTGTGGCCGATGCCCAATCCGGACGCGTTGCACATGAGCGTGAGGTTTCCCGGCAGGGCGGCAGCCCCTAATGCGCGCCCCACGGACGAGGACCACGATGGCCGTGTGGACGAAGACGGACCCGACGATCTGGACAAGGATGGGGCCATAGCCCAGATGAGAGTGAAAGACGAGCATGGAGACTATGTGACCAGTGCGGAGGATCCGCGCATCATGGTGCCGCGTGCGGGGCGGGCGCGCCTTGGAACAACCTACCGGCTCTTCACCGAGGGGCTGGACAACGATAACGACGGCGCTTGCAACGAAGACGGACCGGGTGGCGTCCTGCTCAATGCCAACTTTCCGGTGGGGTGGAAACTGGACACAGAAGTGTCTGGGTCGGGGATGTATCCCGGTTCCGAACCGGAGACAGAAGCGCTGATGCACTTTCTCACAGACCACCCGAACGTGGCCTTGGTGATCGTGTATCAGTCGGGCGACGGTTTCCTTTACCGCCCCTTCGACGGGCTCAAGGACGAAGAAATGCCCCGCCTGGATAAGGATGTGTACGAGCTCTACGCACGGCGATACCGGGAGGCGACCGGTTATGGCATGACGCACGGGTTTCCGGAGGAGGGCGCACGGGACACCTCTGCCGCAGAAGAGCAATCGCTGCGGCGTGCGCTGGCACGAGAGCTGCCTGGCGAGCTCAGCGTCGACCAGATTCTGCGCATGGGCAATATCCGCGACCTGGCCAATTCTCCTGAGGCGCGTACCTACATCCAGGAGTATGGGATCACCCAGGAGACCATTGATAAGTTGATAAGGTTGCAGGAGCTGCGGCAAGGGCGAGGGCGACAGTCCCTTGCCGGACCCAAGGGCCGCCAGCCCCAGTATGGGACATTCTTGGATTGGGCCTACAAGGACTATTGCGTGTACGCACTGAGCCCCAGCGTGTGGACGCTGCCGCAGGAGTTCTTTACGGCGGACAGTGGGGCACGGGAGGTGCGCGAGGAGCGCGGATGGCTGGACTTCCTTGCCCAGGAATGGCAGGGCAAGGGATTCGTGCCATGGCGGCCGCTGCAGCATCCGACACTTGGCGAGGTGGAAGTGGGTGGCTGGGTAGATTTCTACCGGAGGAACCCGCCCCCAGGTCGCTGGCTGGAAAAGGTGTGCACAGAGCAAGCCCGCTTTGTGGTAGAGGCCGCCGAGCTCACCCCGTCCATCACTATCGCGCAGGTTGAGGTGGTGCCACTGCAGGTGGTCGGAGGTGCAGGGGAGGCAAGCGCCACGACCGCCCAAGATGGTAGCGTCGTGCTCTCCACAGGGAAGGCCAGTGGTGGAAGCCTCTTGCTGGCTCAACTAAGAGTCACCGTGCAGAACGTGGGGCAGGTGGGCACGCGCACTGCATTGGGCCGTGTCACCCGCTACGCGCAACAACCACCGCGCGCCGTGCTCGCCTACCTTGAGGCTGAAGGGGGACCCTTGGAAATCCTTTCAATGCCGAAAGTGCTCCGCCTGGGGAACCCGGAGGGGACGCTCACCAAGACGCTTGCGGCACGGGAACGTGGGGAGGAGCCTGCACGTGCAGAGCGGCGCGCCCGCGGGGGCAGGGCGGCGTCCCAGGAGGAAGAAGGCGCCTTGCAAACGGATTCTGAGCCCGACAAAGCTACAGGCATGTGGCTGGTGAAGATGGGAAGCGGAGTCCGCGCGCTCAAGCTGCGCGTCGTGGCGGAAAAGGGAGGAGTGGCGAGCAAGACGGTGCAGGTGCGGTGGTGAACCCAGACGGGGAAAATCAGGGCGCACGGGATGACGCTTGCGCCGTTATCTTTCCGGGTGCGCCTGAATGCTGGCCGATGGCTGGGCCGAGGCGAATCAGCCTCG
Proteins encoded in this region:
- a CDS encoding N-acetylmuramoyl-L-alanine amidase, producing the protein MSTSGLSREGCFSHHVGAPGQPARGALAKAMCPLTVGLCMAVALVVVALASSRQNILTGKVICLDPGHGGTAASDTFRVGPTGEREEWINLRVALLLRRLLEARGAKVLMTRTEDADVPLTDRARCAIEGRADVFLSIHHNATADTSVNFPVVYFHGNASENQASVRLGQCLICALACALHSPQAPLSLVSDHTIFPAAGTAVLRGTYGIPGVIAEASFFTNPAEEERLKQAAYNRREAEAYVRGLERFFREEVLPILPKGSKVQVDTFRVFQEAARMSPVAQLWHEDVLRARRLSVKEDLDSLRLAYELYTRSARSFPDSYLARECHLGRARLLSLLGMARESQMAELRAHEHYVPIDCVGP
- a CDS encoding M14 family metallopeptidase, giving the protein MRWRWIAIVGSQLLCLTMAASGQVRSPGKSHGEESFLVNWKTYQNYEGMTDILKGLAARFPKLAKLYSTGKSRMGRQLWVMEITNFAKGDTLEKPGFYIDGNIHGNEVNGMMVPLYSCWYLLTRYGHDDFVTDLVDRVVFYIRPSVNPDAMNSFITEPNTMHHPRWNYRPIDNDGDGLYDEDPEEDLNGDGEISLMRKRDPLGRWKISPEDPRLMVRCKPGEPPGGWTLLGTEGIDNDGDGAINEDIPGGLDMARNFPYDYGVQNGWPFPLSEPETKGVIEFFRTHPNINGVFHYHNAGNLIMMALGKEARMETTAPAERRQRGELDLPPLSPEEQKLMEGFLNVTVEEHKQRDLAMYQTLAARGVQILKYRPTLNGGVGQFPPWTYNMYGAPSFLIELWGIPADYNGDGEVSEAEALRWVDEELNGEGWIDWKPFNHPQLGEIEIGGSYAKFVRRSPPARFLEEHCLANTRFHLYVASELPRLEFVRTSITPICSFAKAAQGDVGPVTDVLSIRSGDLKTEKGVLAWLDVEIRNHSVIPTATAQAVKIKATRPDRLRIKGANGVQILGRSDPPNTLGRISGFTTESPSEIEVGYLGGRSSQSYRFLVRVSHTKNGAITLEYDSQRGGVARKTIPVRFVD
- a CDS encoding M14 family metallopeptidase gives rise to the protein MRMRASLPLAVVVIATVAFAYTTAGAGKVSLDKYHDYEEVAALLRALKASHPDVAQLWSAGKSIQGRDLWVMEVTNRKSGAADEKPAIFVAGSLRGDEPVGTEVALAVLDHVLSNYATDPRVRQLVDTRTLYVWPMPNPDALHMSVRFPGRAAAPNARPTDEDHDGRVDEDGPDDLDKDGAIAQMRVKDEHGDYVTSAEDPRIMVPRAGRARLGTTYRLFTEGLDNDNDGACNEDGPGGVLLNANFPVGWKLDTEVSGSGMYPGSEPETEALMHFLTDHPNVALVIVYQSGDGFLYRPFDGLKDEEMPRLDKDVYELYARRYREATGYGMTHGFPEEGARDTSAAEEQSLRRALARELPGELSVDQILRMGNIRDLANSPEARTYIQEYGITQETIDKLIRLQELRQGRGRQSLAGPKGRQPQYGTFLDWAYKDYCVYALSPSVWTLPQEFFTADSGAREVREERGWLDFLAQEWQGKGFVPWRPLQHPTLGEVEVGGWVDFYRRNPPPGRWLEKVCTEQARFVVEAAELTPSITIAQVEVVPLQVVGGAGEASATTAQDGSVVLSTGKASGGSLLLAQLRVTVQNVGQVGTRTALGRVTRYAQQPPRAVLAYLEAEGGPLEILSMPKVLRLGNPEGTLTKTLAARERGEEPARAERRARGGRAASQEEEGALQTDSEPDKATGMWLVKMGSGVRALKLRVVAEKGGVASKTVQVRW